A window of Mucilaginibacter paludis DSM 18603 contains these coding sequences:
- a CDS encoding glycoside hydrolase family 27 protein, which yields MKNERYVDRGVRINNSCLPKVKKASKARKKRYAVGLTFLLSFLLFATTNAQQKDFHSWAATPPMGWNSWDCFGPTVVEAEVKANADYMAKNLKASGWEYIIVDIRWYVGNDKAHGYNETDPDYVLDQYGRFQPAVNRFPSAAGGKGFKPLADYIHSKGLKFGIHIMRGIPVEAVKRNLPILGSKATAKDIYSTDKQCKWLKDMYTVVAGRDGAQEYYNSLFKLYASWGLDFVKVDDLSRPYHTAEVEMIRKAIDLTGRKIVLSTSPGETPLASAPHVQQHANMWRTVDDFWDNWKMLQEHFDVFARWNAYRAPGAWPDGDMLPIGKIGIRAERGNPRMTAFTHDEQYTLMTLWTIFRSPLMFGGNLPDNDAFTLSLLNNKEVLAVLKYSSNNKELFRNASGIAWVADDAKTGDKYVALFNPADGDEPVKIAVQLKELGFNSACKVRDLWSNKDLGKFTGEFAPAINKHGTGLYRISAK from the coding sequence ATGAAAAATGAAAGGTATGTTGACCGGGGTGTGCGGATAAATAATTCTTGCCTGCCTAAAGTTAAAAAAGCGAGCAAGGCGCGCAAAAAACGCTATGCAGTTGGGCTGACATTCTTGTTGTCGTTTTTGCTTTTTGCTACAACCAACGCCCAGCAGAAGGATTTTCACTCATGGGCGGCTACCCCGCCTATGGGCTGGAACAGCTGGGACTGCTTTGGGCCAACCGTAGTTGAGGCCGAAGTTAAAGCCAATGCCGATTATATGGCCAAAAACCTTAAAGCCTCTGGCTGGGAGTATATTATTGTTGATATCCGCTGGTATGTAGGTAACGATAAGGCGCATGGCTATAATGAAACCGATCCGGATTATGTGCTCGACCAATATGGCCGCTTTCAGCCTGCCGTAAACCGTTTTCCATCCGCTGCGGGTGGTAAAGGTTTTAAGCCGCTGGCAGATTATATCCATTCAAAGGGCTTAAAATTTGGTATTCATATTATGCGCGGTATCCCTGTTGAGGCTGTTAAGCGCAACCTGCCTATTTTAGGGAGTAAGGCAACCGCCAAAGATATTTACAGTACCGATAAACAATGTAAATGGCTAAAGGATATGTATACCGTTGTGGCCGGCAGGGATGGTGCGCAAGAATACTATAACTCTCTTTTTAAGCTTTATGCCTCCTGGGGGCTGGATTTTGTAAAGGTTGATGATCTGTCAAGGCCTTACCATACCGCAGAAGTAGAGATGATCCGCAAGGCCATTGACCTGACCGGACGCAAGATCGTTCTCAGTACATCACCCGGCGAAACTCCCTTAGCCAGCGCCCCCCATGTACAGCAACATGCCAATATGTGGCGTACCGTTGATGATTTTTGGGATAACTGGAAAATGCTGCAAGAACATTTTGATGTTTTTGCAAGATGGAACGCGTACCGGGCACCCGGTGCCTGGCCGGATGGCGATATGTTGCCTATCGGTAAAATTGGCATCAGGGCAGAAAGGGGTAACCCAAGGATGACGGCCTTTACGCACGACGAGCAATATACTTTGATGACCCTATGGACTATCTTTCGTTCGCCTTTGATGTTTGGCGGTAACCTGCCCGATAATGATGCCTTTACTCTGTCATTATTAAACAATAAGGAAGTATTAGCCGTGTTAAAATACAGCTCGAACAACAAAGAGCTGTTTAGAAACGCAAGCGGCATTGCCTGGGTAGCCGACGATGCCAAAACAGGCGATAAATATGTGGCCCTGTTTAACCCGGCCGATGGGGATGAGCCTGTTAAAATTGCCGTGCAGTTAAAAGAACTCGGCTTCAACTCCGCCTGTAAAGTGCGCGACTTATGGAGTAACAAGGATTTAGGAAAATTTACCGGCGAATTTGCACCGGCTATCAATAAACATGGGACGGGCCTGTACCGTATATCTGCCAAATAA
- a CDS encoding amino acid permease, with translation MTSSKNKLGLWTSTSLVVGNMIGAGVFLMPAALASFGSVSLLGWVFSAIGSFFLARVFGNLSVLLPQSTGGPYAYTQHGLGNFAGFLVAWGYWIAVACANAAITISFVSALSTFFPLLAHSAVAAVLTGLCTIWFLTWINTLGVVASGNVQLVITILKLLPLLIISLGGLFFIRVKNFHPFNSSGTTVFGAITATATMTMFSFVGIESATIPAGSVNNPGKTISRATMLGLLIATLVYVLGSISIMGIIPAKTLQHSLTPYADAAVIMFGADARYWVSAGIAIAAFGALNGWTLIQGQVPFAIAKDQLFPVLFTRQNKKGVPYAGMLISSTMVSVFMTMNYTKGLVEQFKFLLLLSTLSVLIPYLFSSASYIIIRIEKKHHSTGGWLSAITLGTLAFAYSLWAIAGSGQNAVYWGFILLMAGIPFYVWVLYQNKKPGKTSIGTIQE, from the coding sequence ATGACATCCTCAAAAAACAAATTAGGTTTATGGACCAGCACCTCCCTGGTTGTTGGCAATATGATAGGCGCGGGGGTATTTTTAATGCCGGCTGCCCTGGCCTCGTTCGGTAGTGTTAGTTTATTGGGTTGGGTATTTTCGGCAATCGGTTCGTTTTTTCTGGCCAGGGTTTTCGGTAACCTCAGTGTGTTACTGCCACAAAGCACCGGCGGACCTTATGCTTACACGCAACACGGGCTGGGTAATTTTGCAGGCTTTTTAGTAGCCTGGGGATATTGGATCGCTGTGGCCTGCGCCAATGCGGCTATCACCATTTCTTTTGTAAGCGCCTTGAGCACCTTCTTCCCATTATTGGCACATAGCGCTGTAGCGGCTGTACTTACTGGCCTATGCACCATCTGGTTTTTAACGTGGATCAATACGCTCGGGGTAGTTGCTTCGGGCAATGTGCAACTCGTTATCACCATTTTAAAACTGCTTCCCTTGCTAATTATTTCTTTAGGTGGTTTGTTTTTTATCCGGGTCAAAAACTTTCATCCTTTTAACAGCAGCGGCACCACGGTATTCGGCGCTATCACTGCTACCGCCACCATGACCATGTTTTCCTTCGTGGGTATTGAGAGTGCTACCATTCCGGCCGGCAGTGTAAACAATCCGGGCAAAACCATATCCCGGGCTACCATGCTGGGCCTGCTCATCGCTACGCTTGTATACGTTTTGGGGAGCATCAGCATTATGGGCATCATTCCGGCAAAAACATTACAGCATTCGCTCACGCCCTATGCCGATGCTGCAGTCATTATGTTTGGTGCCGACGCACGCTATTGGGTAAGCGCCGGGATAGCGATAGCTGCCTTTGGCGCTTTAAACGGCTGGACGTTGATACAGGGACAAGTGCCTTTCGCTATCGCGAAGGATCAATTATTCCCTGTCTTATTTACCCGCCAGAACAAAAAGGGTGTTCCGTATGCGGGGATGCTGATCAGTAGCACCATGGTATCCGTCTTCATGACAATGAATTATACCAAAGGCCTTGTGGAGCAATTCAAGTTTCTGTTGCTCCTATCTACGCTTTCGGTTCTCATTCCTTATTTATTTTCGTCTGCATCATATATTATCATCCGTATCGAGAAAAAGCATCACAGCACTGGCGGCTGGCTATCTGCCATTACATTAGGCACTTTAGCTTTTGCCTATTCGTTATGGGCCATAGCTGGCTCGGGCCAAAATGCTGTATATTGGGGTTTTATATTATTGATGGCTGGCATTCCTTTTTATGTTTGGGTATTGTATCAGAATAAAAAGCCGGGTAAAACATCAATAGGAACAATACAAGAGTAA
- a CDS encoding L-ribulose-5-phosphate 4-epimerase: MSKYQHIQEEAYKANMELPKLNLVIFTFGNVSAVDRDLGVFAIKPSGVPYEDLSPEKMVIVDFNGVTVEGSLRPSSDTKTHAVLYKHWDSIGGIVHTHSTYATAWAQSQRDIPIFGTTHADYNTVDIPCAPPMSDLMIQGDYEYQTGHQIIECLREKGMDYKEVEMVLVGNHAPFTWGKTAAKAVHNSAVLEAIAQMALLTEQINPEAPRLKQALINKHYDRKHGIDSYYGQ; this comes from the coding sequence ATGAGCAAATATCAGCACATACAGGAAGAGGCCTACAAGGCTAATATGGAATTGCCAAAGCTTAACCTGGTGATTTTTACCTTTGGCAACGTGAGCGCGGTAGACCGTGATTTAGGCGTTTTTGCTATTAAACCAAGTGGCGTGCCTTACGAAGATCTGTCACCCGAAAAAATGGTGATTGTTGATTTTAACGGCGTTACTGTTGAAGGTAGCCTGAGGCCATCATCAGATACCAAAACCCATGCTGTTTTATACAAGCATTGGGATAGTATTGGTGGCATTGTACATACACATTCGACTTATGCGACAGCATGGGCGCAATCGCAGCGCGATATTCCGATTTTTGGCACCACACATGCCGATTATAATACCGTTGATATCCCTTGCGCGCCACCCATGAGCGACCTGATGATACAGGGCGATTACGAGTATCAAACCGGACACCAGATCATCGAGTGTCTGCGCGAAAAAGGCATGGATTATAAAGAAGTTGAAATGGTTTTGGTAGGTAACCACGCACCTTTTACCTGGGGTAAAACTGCAGCCAAGGCAGTGCACAACAGCGCTGTTTTAGAGGCAATAGCCCAAATGGCGCTGTTGACCGAACAGATTAACCCGGAAGCTCCAAGACTTAAACAGGCACTGATCAATAAACATTACGACCGTAAACACGGCATTGACAGCTACTACGGGCAATAA
- a CDS encoding ribulokinase: MNNDQFVIGVDYGSDSVRSVIVDAANGRELAASVFYYPRWQKGMYCDAPQNQFRQHPLDYVEGLEQTIKDCIKKAGTSVAANIKAISVDTTGSTPVAVDESGTPLALLPGFENNPHAMFVLWKDHTGIKEAAEINEHATKFDVNYLQYVGGIYSSEWFWAKLLRTLRTDEQVRKACYSWVEHCDWIPFLLTGGTKVADMKRGRCSAGHKALWSADFGGLPPDEFFSSLDPLLKGITSRLFKNTYTSDEVAGTLSKEWADRLGLSTDVVIGVGAFDAHMGAVGGQIEPYHLSKVMGTSTCDILVVPNADIQGKLVKGICGQVDGSVIPGMLGLEAGQSAFGDTYAWFRNLLEWPLQNLLATSTLIDAQTAAALKDEMAGKIIPELSRQAALLPIEEYSELAIDWFNGRRTPDANQELKGAITGLGLGSDAPRVFKALAEATCFGAKKIVDRFNSEGVPVKGLIGIGGVAKKSPYIMQMMADILNMPIRIHQFEHTCALGAAMFAATAAGIYPNVEEAMAAMGGGFDMEYFPQKQLEAVYNLRYQQYNKLGGFIEQQTLAK; this comes from the coding sequence ATGAATAATGACCAATTTGTTATCGGTGTTGATTACGGTAGCGACTCCGTACGTTCTGTTATAGTTGATGCAGCTAATGGTCGCGAACTGGCCGCGTCTGTTTTTTATTACCCGCGCTGGCAAAAAGGAATGTATTGCGATGCGCCGCAAAACCAGTTCAGGCAACATCCGTTGGATTACGTTGAAGGATTAGAGCAAACCATTAAAGATTGTATAAAAAAAGCAGGCACATCTGTAGCTGCCAATATCAAAGCCATCTCGGTTGATACTACCGGCTCAACGCCTGTTGCGGTTGATGAGAGCGGTACGCCCCTGGCTTTGTTACCCGGTTTTGAAAATAACCCACACGCCATGTTTGTGTTGTGGAAAGACCATACCGGTATAAAAGAAGCTGCCGAAATTAACGAGCACGCTACCAAATTCGATGTTAACTACCTGCAATATGTAGGCGGAATTTATTCGTCCGAATGGTTTTGGGCCAAGTTGCTCCGTACTTTGCGTACAGATGAACAAGTAAGAAAAGCCTGCTATAGCTGGGTTGAGCATTGTGATTGGATACCGTTTTTATTAACCGGCGGTACAAAGGTTGCCGATATGAAACGCGGCCGTTGTTCTGCCGGGCATAAAGCGCTTTGGTCGGCCGATTTTGGCGGTTTGCCACCCGATGAGTTTTTTAGCTCTTTAGATCCTTTGTTAAAAGGGATCACTTCACGATTATTTAAAAACACCTATACTTCGGACGAGGTTGCCGGCACTTTAAGCAAAGAGTGGGCTGACCGTTTAGGCCTTTCAACCGACGTAGTAATAGGTGTTGGCGCGTTTGATGCCCACATGGGTGCAGTAGGCGGGCAGATAGAACCTTACCACCTAAGTAAGGTAATGGGAACTTCAACCTGTGATATTTTGGTTGTACCTAATGCCGATATCCAGGGCAAATTGGTAAAAGGGATTTGCGGACAGGTGGATGGATCGGTTATCCCCGGCATGCTGGGTTTAGAAGCCGGCCAATCGGCCTTTGGCGATACTTACGCCTGGTTCCGCAACCTGCTGGAGTGGCCATTGCAAAACTTGCTGGCTACATCAACATTAATTGACGCGCAAACGGCTGCTGCCTTGAAGGATGAAATGGCTGGTAAAATTATCCCCGAGCTAAGCCGCCAGGCCGCCTTATTGCCCATTGAAGAATACAGCGAACTGGCTATCGACTGGTTTAACGGCCGCCGCACACCCGATGCCAACCAGGAGCTGAAAGGCGCTATAACCGGATTGGGCTTAGGCAGCGATGCGCCACGCGTTTTTAAAGCATTAGCCGAAGCAACTTGCTTTGGAGCCAAAAAAATAGTTGACCGCTTTAACAGCGAAGGTGTGCCGGTAAAAGGATTGATAGGCATCGGTGGCGTAGCCAAAAAGTCTCCATACATTATGCAAATGATGGCCGATATTTTAAACATGCCTATCCGCATCCATCAGTTTGAGCATACCTGCGCTTTGGGTGCCGCCATGTTTGCTGCTACAGCAGCCGGTATTTACCCTAATGTGGAAGAAGCGATGGCTGCCATGGGGGGTGGCTTTGATATGGAATACTTCCCGCAAAAACAATTAGAAGCTGTTTATAATTTGCGCTATCAGCAATATAATAAACTGGGTGGCTTTATAGAACAACAAACTCTGGCTAAATAA
- a CDS encoding alpha-N-arabinofuranosidase: MKKIILLFFLLAVLIDQGYSQATLAITADDSKLTISRHIYGQFAEHLGHCIYGGFWVDPNLPVAKQDRIRLDIVEALKKIKIPNLRWPGGCFADEYHWRDGIGVASQRPKMVNTNWGGVTEDNSFGTHEFLELCGLLKCEPYITGNVGSGTVDEMSKWVEYLNFDGESPTTSLRKTNGHPAPFKVNFWGVGNESWGCGGNMTAEFYSDQFRRYASFAKDYPGAPLKKIATGPSDGDYHWMETCMKNIGTRMWGISLHNYTIPTGSWSKKGSATSFSDDEYFKTLKNCLRMEEFVTKHSAIMDKYDAAKKVALVVDEWGIWTDPEPGTNPGFLYQQNSLRDALIAATTLNIFNNHCDRVKMANLAQTVNVLQALILTDKEKMLLTPTYHVFDLYKVHQDAKYLHIQLNSPDFESNGDKIPAINVSASIDSNKVIHISLVNLDAHKNISIRTGLKGLNWKTVTGQILNSEKITDINTFQNPDKLKLASFTGAKKAGDDLLAELPAHSVVVLTLK; encoded by the coding sequence ATGAAGAAAATTATCCTGCTTTTTTTTCTGCTCGCTGTGCTTATTGACCAGGGATACAGCCAAGCAACACTTGCCATTACGGCCGATGATTCTAAGTTAACCATCAGCCGCCACATTTACGGTCAGTTTGCCGAACATCTCGGGCATTGTATTTACGGTGGTTTTTGGGTTGATCCTAATTTGCCTGTGGCTAAGCAAGACAGGATCAGGCTGGACATTGTAGAAGCGCTCAAGAAAATCAAAATTCCCAATTTAAGATGGCCCGGAGGTTGCTTTGCCGACGAATATCATTGGCGCGACGGTATTGGCGTAGCCAGCCAGCGCCCTAAAATGGTTAATACCAACTGGGGCGGCGTTACAGAAGATAACAGCTTTGGCACACACGAATTTTTAGAATTGTGCGGCCTGCTAAAATGCGAGCCCTATATTACCGGCAATGTAGGCAGCGGTACGGTGGATGAAATGTCGAAATGGGTGGAATATCTTAATTTTGATGGCGAAAGCCCAACTACCTCTTTACGAAAAACAAACGGCCATCCCGCTCCCTTTAAGGTGAACTTTTGGGGCGTAGGCAACGAGAGCTGGGGTTGTGGAGGCAACATGACCGCCGAATTTTACAGCGACCAGTTTAGAAGGTATGCCTCGTTTGCTAAAGACTATCCTGGTGCGCCGCTCAAAAAAATTGCAACCGGCCCAAGCGACGGCGATTACCACTGGATGGAAACCTGCATGAAGAATATTGGTACCCGCATGTGGGGTATCTCGTTACATAATTATACCATCCCGACAGGCAGTTGGTCGAAAAAAGGCTCGGCAACGAGCTTTAGTGATGATGAGTATTTTAAAACCTTGAAAAACTGCCTCCGGATGGAAGAGTTTGTAACCAAACATTCGGCCATTATGGATAAGTACGATGCCGCCAAAAAGGTAGCCTTGGTAGTTGACGAATGGGGAATATGGACCGATCCGGAACCAGGAACCAACCCCGGATTTTTATATCAGCAAAACAGCTTGCGCGATGCCTTGATAGCGGCCACCACCTTAAACATTTTTAACAACCACTGCGACCGTGTGAAAATGGCCAACCTGGCGCAAACCGTTAATGTTTTGCAGGCCCTGATATTAACCGACAAAGAAAAAATGTTACTCACACCAACCTACCATGTATTTGATTTATACAAGGTGCATCAGGATGCTAAATACCTCCATATCCAATTAAACTCGCCAGATTTTGAAAGCAATGGAGATAAAATACCGGCTATCAATGTGTCGGCTTCCATTGATTCCAACAAAGTAATTCATATTTCGTTGGTGAACCTGGATGCTCATAAAAACATCAGCATCCGTACCGGCCTTAAGGGTTTAAACTGGAAGACGGTTACCGGGCAGATTTTAAATTCAGAAAAAATAACCGACATCAATACTTTTCAGAACCCTGATAAGTTAAAACTGGCAAGCTTTACCGGCGCTAAAAAAGCTGGCGATGACCTGCTTGCAGAACTTCCGGCGCACTCGGTTGTTGTGTTAACATTAAAATAA
- a CDS encoding DUF6348 family protein translates to MSLFNFFKKSKIIINQPEKQNATTSSDRNLNVLESFKSKLTEIGYQVEWHSQYLALMVNSDLEIGATIVDVPGAHPSLIQLIISASHYKYFPNGIIEYVVGIATSLQDRINAALDNYINSIFLTIIDGFSDSHNPELDFMTIGNGNEILWHPKLGNLMTQGQWGELPLNEIFFNLLNDKITHQLTLNKINWLKIYISQKANGEIIGECLFNNEPWEAALNTITNYASGWDMIGEFKGLKQFIVFRRCDAYD, encoded by the coding sequence ATGAGTTTATTTAACTTCTTCAAAAAGAGCAAAATAATTATCAATCAGCCTGAAAAGCAAAACGCCACAACCTCAAGTGACAGAAATTTGAATGTGCTTGAAAGCTTTAAATCCAAGCTTACTGAAATAGGCTACCAAGTTGAATGGCACTCTCAATATTTAGCCCTTATGGTGAATTCAGATTTAGAAATTGGCGCAACGATTGTCGACGTTCCGGGCGCACATCCCAGTTTAATACAATTGATAATATCAGCATCGCATTATAAATATTTTCCAAATGGCATTATAGAATATGTTGTAGGAATAGCTACTTCGCTTCAAGACCGCATCAATGCAGCATTAGACAACTATATCAATTCAATATTTCTGACGATAATTGATGGCTTTTCTGATAGCCACAATCCGGAGTTGGATTTTATGACGATCGGCAATGGCAATGAAATATTATGGCATCCCAAATTAGGAAATTTAATGACTCAAGGACAATGGGGTGAACTTCCGTTGAACGAAATCTTTTTTAATCTTTTAAATGATAAGATCACACACCAACTAACTCTAAATAAAATAAACTGGTTAAAAATTTATATTTCCCAAAAAGCTAATGGAGAAATTATTGGGGAATGCCTTTTTAACAATGAGCCATGGGAAGCCGCTTTAAATACCATTACCAATTATGCCAGTGGCTGGGATATGATTGGAGAATTTAAGGGCCTTAAACAATTTATCGTGTTTAGGCGATGTGATGCTTATGATTAA
- a CDS encoding aldose epimerase family protein, whose amino-acid sequence MKKRIILNRLLVGSLIVSTIFTSCMQKTKNESESPKAGITKQAWDKVDSQAVDLYTLTNKNGVEVKISNYGGKVTSWITPDKNGKKSNIVLGFNHASSYTKDVPFFGALIGRYGNRIAKGKFKLNGTEYTLATNDGPNHLHGGNKGFDKVIWTAEPITDTIPALTLTYLSKDGEEGYPGNLKVTVKYTLTDADELKIDYTATTDKATPLNLTNHSYFNLSDDHTKTILDETIQINADHYTPVDATLIPTGKLEPVKGTPFDFTKPEKIGARINEVPGKPVGYDHNFVLNNSDTTLHQAAVVYDASSGRQLEVLTTQPAIQFYTGNFLDGKLKTDDGKPINQHTAFCLETQHYPDSPNQPAFPNTILKPGETFKSTTIYKVSVK is encoded by the coding sequence ATGAAAAAAAGAATAATTTTGAATCGCTTATTAGTAGGTTCACTCATCGTAAGCACAATTTTCACATCCTGTATGCAAAAAACAAAAAATGAAAGCGAAAGCCCAAAGGCGGGGATCACCAAACAAGCCTGGGATAAAGTAGACAGCCAGGCCGTTGACCTTTATACACTGACCAACAAAAATGGTGTAGAAGTAAAAATCTCAAATTATGGCGGCAAAGTAACGTCGTGGATTACGCCTGATAAAAACGGCAAAAAATCTAACATCGTTTTAGGCTTTAACCATGCCAGCAGCTACACCAAGGATGTGCCGTTTTTTGGCGCGCTAATTGGCCGCTATGGAAACCGTATTGCCAAAGGTAAATTTAAATTAAACGGAACCGAATATACTTTAGCTACTAACGATGGACCTAACCATTTGCATGGCGGCAACAAAGGTTTTGATAAAGTAATTTGGACTGCTGAACCCATTACCGATACCATTCCGGCATTAACCTTAACTTACTTAAGCAAGGATGGCGAAGAAGGTTATCCCGGTAATTTAAAGGTAACCGTTAAATATACTTTAACCGATGCCGACGAGTTGAAGATAGACTACACAGCTACGACAGATAAGGCAACTCCTTTAAATTTAACCAACCACAGCTATTTTAATTTAAGCGACGATCATACTAAAACCATATTGGATGAAACCATCCAGATCAATGCCGACCATTACACCCCCGTTGACGCTACGCTGATCCCGACAGGTAAATTAGAGCCGGTAAAAGGTACTCCGTTTGATTTTACCAAGCCTGAGAAAATAGGAGCGCGCATTAATGAAGTTCCGGGCAAACCGGTTGGCTACGACCATAACTTTGTACTAAACAACAGCGACACCACGTTACACCAGGCTGCCGTAGTTTATGATGCAAGCAGTGGCCGCCAGTTGGAAGTATTAACTACACAACCAGCCATTCAATTTTATACCGGTAACTTTTTAGATGGTAAACTAAAAACCGACGATGGCAAGCCGATCAATCAACATACTGCTTTCTGTTTAGAAACTCAGCATTACCCTGATTCACCAAACCAGCCTGCTTTCCCGAACACGATTTTAAAACCGGGCGAAACTTTTAAAAGCACCACGATTTATAAGGTGTCTGTGAAATAA
- a CDS encoding NUDIX hydrolase, with translation MKYSHQTRILVAVDCIIFGFDGEKLKLLLIQRGIEPEKNKWSLMGGFVEPGESLSLAANNILKKLTGLEGVYLEQLQAFGEVNRDPIERTVSITYFALIDIHKYEKQLSQEYHAEWFEMNKIPELIFDHNEMVEMAKKRLRYKAALHPILFELLPEKFTIPQLQSLYEGIYDSVFDKRNFSRKILSTGLLIKQADKDKLSSKKGAFYYVLDKRKYNANFHAFLNLIPNPDHLQFV, from the coding sequence ATGAAATATTCTCACCAAACACGTATCCTGGTAGCTGTTGATTGTATCATTTTTGGCTTTGACGGCGAAAAATTAAAATTGCTGCTGATACAGCGTGGTATAGAACCCGAAAAAAATAAATGGAGCCTGATGGGCGGCTTTGTTGAACCTGGCGAAAGCCTGAGTTTAGCGGCCAACAACATATTAAAAAAACTAACCGGTTTAGAGGGTGTTTACCTGGAGCAACTACAGGCCTTTGGCGAGGTTAACCGCGACCCTATTGAACGGACAGTAAGTATTACCTATTTTGCCCTCATCGATATTCACAAATACGAGAAGCAATTGAGCCAGGAGTATCATGCCGAATGGTTTGAAATGAACAAAATACCTGAGCTGATATTTGACCATAACGAGATGGTTGAAATGGCGAAGAAGAGATTGAGGTATAAGGCCGCCCTGCACCCCATATTATTTGAATTGCTGCCCGAAAAATTTACCATACCCCAACTGCAAAGTTTATACGAAGGTATTTACGATAGCGTATTTGATAAGCGAAACTTTAGTCGCAAGATACTCTCAACCGGATTATTGATTAAGCAGGCCGATAAAGATAAATTAAGCTCAAAAAAAGGTGCGTTTTATTATGTGTTGGATAAGAGGAAATATAACGCCAATTTCCACGCGTTTTTAAACCTGATACCCAACCCAGACCATTTGCAGTTTGTGTAG
- the araA gene encoding L-arabinose isomerase — protein sequence MINLKELEVWFVTGSQDLYGEATLRQVAEHSQQIAKSLDGASQIPVRVVFKPTVKSTEEIYSICQEANTTKACIGIVAWMHTFSPAKMWIRGLKILQKPLLHLHTQFNSDIPWSSIDMDFMNLNQSAHGDREFGFIMSRMRLNRKVVVGHWQDESVLSQIGGWTRVAAGWNDWQGAKFVRFGDNMRYVAVTDGDKVEAELRFGYSVNTYGVGDLVKVINAISDAEIDQLTKEYEELYAVVPSLRKGGDQYTSLREAAKIELGLKAFLVDGNYKGYTDTFEDLHGMVQLPGIASQRLMGQGYGFGGEGDWKTAALVRAMKVMGTGLEGGNSFMEDYTYHFNPSNPMVLGSHMLEICESIASGKPNCEIHPLGIGGKADPVRLVFNVAGGPALNASLIDMGNRFRLLVNEVEAVAPEHELPKLPVARVLWKPLPDMKTGCAAWILAGGAHHTSYSQNLSSEQLQDFAEMANMEYVLIGKDTNLHQFKNELRWSEAYYQINKQF from the coding sequence ATGATCAACTTAAAAGAATTAGAAGTTTGGTTTGTAACCGGTAGCCAGGATTTGTATGGCGAAGCAACATTAAGGCAAGTTGCCGAGCATTCGCAGCAAATAGCTAAGTCGTTGGACGGGGCGTCGCAAATTCCGGTTAGAGTTGTTTTTAAACCGACGGTAAAATCAACCGAAGAAATTTACAGCATTTGCCAGGAAGCCAACACCACTAAAGCCTGTATTGGTATAGTGGCCTGGATGCATACTTTTTCTCCTGCCAAAATGTGGATCAGGGGTTTAAAGATATTACAAAAACCGTTATTGCACCTGCATACCCAGTTCAACAGCGATATTCCTTGGAGCTCTATCGATATGGATTTTATGAACTTGAATCAAAGCGCCCATGGCGACCGCGAGTTCGGTTTTATCATGTCGCGCATGCGTTTAAATCGCAAGGTTGTTGTTGGCCACTGGCAGGATGAAAGCGTATTGAGCCAAATTGGTGGTTGGACACGTGTTGCGGCGGGTTGGAACGACTGGCAAGGTGCCAAGTTTGTACGCTTTGGCGATAACATGCGTTATGTTGCAGTTACCGATGGCGATAAAGTTGAAGCTGAATTACGCTTTGGCTACTCGGTAAATACTTATGGCGTAGGCGACCTGGTTAAAGTGATCAACGCCATATCAGACGCTGAAATTGATCAGCTGACTAAAGAATACGAAGAATTATATGCCGTAGTGCCTTCCTTACGCAAAGGTGGTGATCAATATACTTCACTCCGTGAGGCTGCAAAAATTGAACTGGGTTTAAAAGCCTTTTTGGTTGATGGTAACTACAAAGGCTACACTGATACCTTTGAGGATCTGCACGGCATGGTTCAACTACCGGGCATTGCATCACAGCGTTTAATGGGCCAGGGTTATGGTTTCGGTGGCGAGGGCGACTGGAAAACTGCTGCCCTGGTACGTGCCATGAAGGTTATGGGAACAGGCCTGGAAGGTGGTAACTCCTTTATGGAAGATTATACCTACCACTTCAATCCATCAAACCCCATGGTATTAGGATCGCACATGCTTGAGATCTGCGAATCAATCGCTTCCGGCAAACCTAACTGCGAAATCCATCCATTAGGTATTGGCGGTAAAGCCGATCCGGTACGTTTGGTGTTCAACGTAGCAGGCGGCCCGGCACTCAATGCATCATTGATCGACATGGGTAACCGTTTCCGTTTATTGGTGAACGAGGTTGAAGCCGTTGCGCCGGAGCACGAGCTGCCTAAATTACCGGTAGCCCGTGTATTATGGAAACCACTGCCTGATATGAAAACCGGTTGCGCAGCATGGATATTGGCCGGTGGAGCACACCATACCTCATACAGCCAGAATTTAAGCTCGGAGCAATTACAGGATTTTGCCGAAATGGCTAACATGGAATATGTTTTAATTGGCAAGGATACTAACCTGCACCAATTTAAAAACGAGCTACGCTGGAGCGAAGCTTATTACCAAATCAATAAACAGTTTTAA